From the genome of Gemmatimonas phototrophica, one region includes:
- a CDS encoding helix-turn-helix transcriptional regulator — protein MSATDKLHRWLDLLAALLGRRYAVSLTDLRRDVPGYDDPDVNEGSILRMFERDKDELRELGVVIDTVAESDGVVKYQLKKADFYLPLLSVCEALLPAQAELRQQPRRGALTGSSGIPALVLTPDECHALRRAAARVSVLGHPELTQDASAALRKLQFDIEDFASGLPAAAVLRVDGDVFDVVSDAVALRKRLHFTYHSMGRDETAAREVDPYGLVFLTGHWYLVARDVPANALRQFRVSRIRQAAMGNTKRQHPDFEIPAGFDLSAYAASRQAWDIGNGDHAHVLVAFRGDSGLVAQGRQLGEDAPAPLDAALQALTATHALRTFRVRRRDTFLRWLLSFAGDARPVSPPEAVAEWRALLTSARAAQQAVSSTGDVA, from the coding sequence ATGTCTGCCACTGATAAACTCCACCGCTGGCTCGATCTGCTGGCCGCGCTGTTGGGACGGCGCTACGCCGTCTCGCTCACCGATCTGCGCCGTGATGTGCCCGGATACGATGACCCCGATGTAAACGAGGGGAGCATCCTGCGCATGTTCGAGCGCGACAAGGACGAACTGCGTGAGCTGGGCGTGGTGATTGATACCGTGGCCGAGAGCGACGGGGTGGTGAAGTATCAGCTCAAGAAGGCGGACTTTTATTTGCCGCTGTTGTCGGTGTGTGAAGCGTTGCTGCCGGCGCAGGCGGAGTTGCGGCAACAGCCGCGGCGCGGTGCGCTCACGGGCAGCAGTGGCATTCCGGCGCTGGTGCTCACCCCCGATGAATGTCATGCGTTGCGACGGGCGGCGGCGCGGGTGTCGGTGCTGGGGCATCCGGAGCTTACGCAGGATGCATCGGCGGCATTGCGCAAACTGCAGTTTGATATCGAAGATTTTGCCAGCGGTTTGCCGGCCGCGGCGGTGCTGCGCGTGGACGGCGACGTGTTTGATGTGGTGAGTGACGCGGTGGCGCTGCGCAAGCGATTGCACTTCACGTACCACAGCATGGGGCGCGACGAAACGGCCGCGCGTGAAGTGGATCCGTACGGGCTCGTGTTTCTGACGGGGCATTGGTATCTCGTGGCGCGCGATGTACCGGCCAATGCGTTACGGCAATTTCGCGTCAGTCGCATCCGTCAGGCGGCCATGGGCAACACCAAGCGACAGCATCCGGATTTTGAGATCCCCGCCGGGTTCGACTTGTCGGCGTATGCCGCGTCCCGTCAGGCGTGGGACATTGGCAACGGCGATCATGCGCATGTGCTGGTCGCGTTCCGCGGGGATTCCGGATTGGTGGCGCAGGGGCGCCAGCTGGGGGAGGATGCACCGGCGCCGCTGGATGCGGCGTTGCAGGCGCTCACCGCCACGCACGCGTTGCGCACTTTTCGCGTGCGCCGTCGCGATACGTTTTTGCGCTGGTTGCTGTCATTTGCGGGCGACGCGCGACCGGTCTCCCCACCGGAGGCGGTGGCCGAATGGCGCGCGCTCCTTACCTCGGCGCGTGCCGCGCAGCAGGCCGTGAGCTCCACCGGAGACGTAGCATGA
- a CDS encoding helix-turn-helix transcriptional regulator translates to MIRADERLQRLLLAFPLMADEPQLTLDDVAERVGTTTKILRKDFASLERYDTPAGWVDTVQVLIDGTRASMQSSHFKRPQKLNRPEMLALDLGLGMLQHELPIDERELIARTRTQLQALAVRRAVSVTDAHKGDVARRDDALAVEAAREPELASLAVLQQALEQCCVVTLVYQRPNEAAPGERRVRPYALLRADANVYLVAYCERATALRVFRLDRVVQATATTDRYTVPADFSIAHVLQQGHVFQREERVDETLVVRYSPQVARWIAERLSLTVGDDGWLEVTYPLADEAWAVRQVLQYGPDAVVVRPAHIRDRVVAVLDELLASDLPV, encoded by the coding sequence ATGATTCGCGCCGACGAACGACTGCAGCGGTTGCTCCTGGCCTTCCCGCTCATGGCCGACGAACCGCAGCTCACGTTGGATGATGTGGCCGAGCGCGTTGGCACCACAACGAAGATCTTGCGCAAGGATTTCGCCTCGCTTGAGCGGTACGATACGCCGGCGGGGTGGGTGGATACGGTGCAGGTGCTCATCGATGGCACACGCGCCTCCATGCAATCGTCGCACTTCAAACGCCCGCAGAAGCTCAATCGCCCGGAGATGCTCGCGCTCGATTTGGGGTTGGGGATGCTGCAGCATGAACTGCCGATTGACGAGCGGGAGCTCATAGCGCGCACCCGCACGCAGCTGCAGGCGCTGGCGGTGCGACGGGCGGTGAGTGTCACCGATGCCCACAAAGGTGACGTTGCCCGGCGTGATGATGCGCTGGCGGTGGAAGCGGCGCGTGAACCCGAGCTGGCCTCGCTGGCGGTGCTGCAACAGGCGCTCGAGCAGTGTTGCGTGGTGACGCTGGTGTATCAGCGTCCCAACGAAGCGGCACCGGGGGAGCGTCGGGTGCGTCCGTACGCGCTGTTGCGGGCCGACGCCAACGTGTATCTGGTGGCGTACTGCGAGCGGGCCACAGCGCTGCGTGTCTTCCGGCTGGACCGCGTGGTGCAGGCCACGGCCACGACCGATCGCTATACGGTACCGGCCGATTTCTCCATCGCGCACGTCCTGCAGCAGGGGCATGTGTTCCAGCGCGAGGAGCGCGTAGACGAGACGCTGGTGGTGCGCTATTCGCCGCAGGTGGCGCGCTGGATTGCGGAGCGCCTGTCGCTCACGGTGGGCGACGATGGCTGGCTGGAGGTGACGTATCCGCTGGCCGATGAAGCGTGGGCGGTGCGCCAGGTGCTGCAGTACGGCCCCGACGCGGTGGTGGTACGGCCCGCCCACATTCGCGACCGGGTGGTGGCGGTGCTGGATGAGTTGCTGGCGAGCGACCTCCCGGTGTGA
- a CDS encoding SLC13 family permease: MSAAALSLLALLLVVAVSLTSRLNVGVLAVALAWAIGVFAAGWKVDQVMAVFPSSLFLTLLGVTLLFGVAQSNGTMEALTHGGLRVLHGRVALLPVLLFALACVISTTGPGAIATTALLAPLAMGLAHQARVPMLLAALMIGNGANAGNLSPISAIGVLVLSLMDKAGLGGHELAVFGANFVAHALVAAGAWALFGGPALRHARPLSAESVSLVRLTRAHLITLAVLAVWVLGVLVFKAPPGLTAFAAATVLVLAGLGNDGEMLRQVPWPVLTMVCGVSVLIGVLDKTGGMELFTTLLSQLATPATVNGVIAGVTGLISTYSSTSGVVYPAFLPAIPGLVAKLGGGNPLEIALSVNVGAALVDVSPLSTIGGLCIAAVPKGENTKVLFRQLLLWGFAMSIAGALFAQFLVPFFVV, encoded by the coding sequence ATGAGTGCGGCCGCGCTGTCGTTGCTGGCACTGTTGCTGGTGGTGGCAGTGAGCCTCACCTCGCGTCTCAACGTGGGGGTGTTGGCGGTGGCCCTGGCTTGGGCCATTGGTGTCTTCGCGGCAGGGTGGAAGGTCGATCAGGTCATGGCCGTGTTTCCGTCGTCGCTCTTTCTCACCTTGCTGGGCGTGACGTTGCTCTTTGGCGTGGCGCAATCCAACGGCACCATGGAAGCGCTCACGCACGGCGGGCTGCGCGTCTTGCACGGGCGTGTGGCGTTGCTACCGGTATTGCTCTTTGCCCTGGCGTGTGTGATCAGCACCACCGGACCGGGGGCCATTGCCACCACCGCGTTGCTGGCCCCGCTGGCCATGGGACTCGCCCATCAGGCGCGGGTGCCCATGCTGCTGGCGGCGCTCATGATTGGCAACGGGGCCAACGCCGGGAATCTCTCGCCCATCAGCGCCATTGGGGTGCTGGTGCTGTCGCTCATGGACAAAGCGGGGCTGGGTGGCCACGAGCTGGCCGTGTTTGGGGCCAATTTCGTGGCGCATGCGTTGGTGGCGGCCGGAGCGTGGGCGCTCTTTGGCGGGCCGGCACTGCGCCACGCGCGGCCGTTGAGCGCGGAGAGTGTATCGCTGGTGCGCTTGACCCGTGCGCACCTGATCACGTTGGCGGTGCTCGCGGTGTGGGTGTTGGGCGTATTGGTGTTCAAGGCACCTCCGGGGCTCACCGCCTTTGCGGCCGCCACCGTGCTGGTGCTGGCCGGGCTGGGGAACGATGGCGAGATGCTGCGTCAGGTACCGTGGCCGGTGCTCACCATGGTGTGCGGCGTGAGCGTGTTGATTGGCGTGCTCGACAAAACCGGCGGCATGGAGCTGTTCACCACGTTGCTGTCGCAGCTGGCGACCCCCGCCACCGTGAACGGCGTGATTGCCGGGGTGACCGGTCTCATCTCCACCTACAGCTCCACGTCGGGGGTGGTGTATCCGGCCTTTCTCCCTGCCATTCCGGGGTTGGTGGCCAAGCTGGGGGGAGGAAATCCCTTGGAGATTGCGCTGAGTGTGAACGTAGGCGCGGCGCTGGTGGACGTGTCTCCGCTCTCCACCATTGGGGGGCTGTGTATTGCCGCCGTCCCCAAGGGGGAGAACACCAAGGTGCTGTTCCGGCAGCTGCTGCTGTGGGGCTTTGCCATGAGTATTGCCGGCGCCCTGTTCGCGCAGTTTCTTGTGCCCTTCTTTGTGGTGTAG